The Panicum hallii strain FIL2 chromosome 9, PHallii_v3.1, whole genome shotgun sequence genome has a window encoding:
- the LOC112874589 gene encoding alpha N-terminal protein methyltransferase 1 gives MDSRGFDSAGRVFSNATEMWAEEIGSTVTATTSATAEAEAAPTAAAGNGGAEEEASGEGKRKEWYSKAIAYWQGVEASTEGVLGGYGCVNDADVKGSDAFLRPLLAERFGTAKRHLVALDCGSGIGRVTKNFLLRHFNEVDLVEPVSHFLEVARENLTVCMDQGEDSHKAANFYCVPLQDFTPEEGRYDVIWIQWCIGQLPDDDFISFFNRAKVGLKPDGFFVLKENIARNGFVLDKVDNSVTRSDPYFRELFKKCGLYILSVKDQKELPEELFAVKMYALVTSQPKIQNSGKRRRPKNSPRMIRS, from the exons aTGGATTCCCGCGGATTCGATTCAGCCGGCCGCGTCTTCTCCAACGCAACAGAGATGTGGGCGGAAGAGATCGGCTCCACTGTCACCGCCACGACCTCCGCCACCGCGGAAGCTGAAGCTGCCCCGACCGCCGCCGCAGGCAACGGTGGCGCCGAGGAGGAGGCGAGCGGCGAAGGGAAGCGAAAGGAGTGGTACTCCAAGGCTATCGCCTACTGGCAA GGCGTGGAGGCATCGACAGAGGGGGTCCTGGGAGGGTACGGGTGCGTGAACGACGCGGACGTCAAGGGCAGCGACGCCTTCCTCCGCCCTCTCCTCGCCGAGCGGTTCGGCACCGCGAAGCGTCATCTTGTGGCCCTTG ATTGTGGCTCAGGTATTGGACGTGTTACGAAGAATTTTCTTCTCAGGCATTTCAATGAG GTTGATCTTGTTGAACCAGTATCTCATTTTCTTGAAGTGGCACGGGAAAATCTTACTGTATGTATGGACCAAGGAGAAGACTCACACAAGGCTGCCAACTTTTACTGTGTGCCTCTTCAG GACTTTACTCCTGAGGAAGGAAGATATGATGTGATATGGATTCAGTGGTGCATAGGACAACTTCCTGATGATGATTTTATTTCATTTTTCAATCGTGCCAAG GTTGGGCTCAAACCTGATGGATTTTTTGTTCTGAAAGAGAACATTGCAAGAAATG GATTTGTGTTAGACAAGGTGGATAACAGTGTCACTAGATCCGATCCATACTTTAGGGAGCTATTTAAAAAGTGTGGATTATATATCCTCAGTGTTAAG GACCAGAAGGAGCTTCCGGAGGAACTATTTGCTGTCAAAATGTATGCACTTGTGACCAGTCAACCAAAAATACAGAACAGTGGAAAGAGAAGGCGACCTAAAAACTCACCTCGTATGATCCGCTCTTGA
- the LOC112874591 gene encoding dihydroceramide fatty acyl 2-hydroxylase FAH1-like has protein sequence MVVQEFIVDLNKPLVFQVGHLEERYQEWVHQPIVSKEGPRFFGNDVLEFLTCTKWWAVPTIWLPVVCYLFAKSILMGHTIQEVVLMALFGIFIWTLIEYTLHRFLFHIETKTYWTNTAHYLLHGCHHKHPMDSLRLVFPPTATAILCFPFWNLVAFFATPSTTPALFGGGLLGYVMYDCTHYYLHHGQPSKDPAKHLKRYHLNHHFRIQDKGFGITSTLWDTVFGTLPPSTTGKKN, from the exons ATGGTTGTCCAGGAGTTCATAGTTGATCTCAACAAGCCTCTTGTTTTCCAG GTTGGTCATCTTGAGGAACGTTACCAGGAATGGGTTCACCAACCTATTGTCAGCAAGGAGGGTCCACGTTTTTTTGGAAATGATGTCCTGGAG TTCTTGACATGCACGAAGTGGTGGGCTGTGCCAACCATATGGCTGCCTGTTGTTTGCTACTTGTTCGCGAAATCTATTTTGATGGGCCATACCATTCAGGAAGTAGTTCTGATGGCTCTGTTTGGAATATTTATTTGGACGTTGATTGAATATACTTTGCACCGCTTTCTATTCCACATTGAGACTAAAACCTACTG GACAAACACTGCACATTACCTTCTTCACGGATGCCACCATAAGCACCCAATGGACTCGCTCAGGCTTGTATTTCCTCCTACTGCAACAGCGATTTTGTGTTTCCCG tTCTGGAACCTTGTTGCATTCTTTGCAACTCCATCTACCACTCCTGCATTATTTGGCGGTGGTCTATTGGGATATGTGATGTATGATTGCACTCACTACTACCTGCACCATGGACAACCATCCAAAGATCCAGCAAAACATCTCAAG cggtatcacctcaaccaccACTTTAGAATCCAAGACAAGGGCTTTGGCATCACCTCAACGCTCTGGGACACTGTTTTCGGTACATTACCACCATCGACAACCGGGAAGAAGAACTGA
- the LOC112874607 gene encoding tubulin beta-7 chain has translation MREILHIQGGQCGNQIGAKFWEVICDEHGIDATGRYAGDSDLQLERINVYYNEASGGRFVPRAVLMDLEPGTMDSVRSGPFGQIFRPDNFVFGQSGAGNNWAKGHYTEGAELIDSVLDVVRKEAENCDCLQGFQVCHSLGGGTGSGMGTLLISKIREEYPDRMMLTFSVFPSPKVSDTVVEPYNATLSVHQLVENADECMVLDNEALYDICFRTLKLATPTFGDLNHLISATMSGVTCCLRFPGQLNSDLRKLAVNLIPFPRLHFFMVGFAPLTSRGSQQYRALTVPELTQQMWDAKNMMCAADPRHGRYLTASAMFRGKMSTKEVDEQMLNVQNKNSSYFVEWIPNNVKSSVCDIPPKGLKMAGTFVGNSTSIQEMFRRVSEQFTAMFRRKAFLHWYTGEGMDEMEFTEAESNMNDLVAEYQQYQDATAEEEEYEEEEDEA, from the exons ATGAGGGAGATCCTGCACATCCAGGGCGGGCAGTGCGGGAACCAGATCGGTGCCAAGTTCTGGGAGGTGATCTGCGATGAGCACGGCATCGACGCCACGGGCCGCTACGCGGGGGACTCGGACCTCCAGCTCGAGCGCATCAACGTCTACTACAACGAGGCCAGCGGCGGCCGGTTCGTGCCGCGCGCCGTGCTCATGGACCTCGAGCCCGGGACCATGGACTCCGTGCGCTCGGGCCCCTTCGGCCAGATCTTCCGCCCCGACAACTTCGTCTTCGGCCAGTCCGGCGCCGGCAACAACTGGGCCAAGGGACACTACACCGAGGGCGCCGAGCTCATCGACTCCGTCCTCGACGTCGTTCGCAAGGAGGCCGAGAACTGCGACTGCCTCCAGG GTTTCCAAGTTTGCCATTCCTTGGGGGGAGGCACTGGATCTGGCATGGGCACCCTTCTCATTTCTAAGATCAGGGAGGAGTACCCTGATAGAATGATGCTGACCTTCTCTGTATTCCCGTCACCAAAGGTTTCAGATACTGTTGTGGAGCCATACAATGCTACACTTTCGGTTCACCAACTTGTTGAGAATGCTGATGAATGTATGGTGCTTGACAATGAAGCTCTGTATGACATATGCTTCCGGACACTAAAGCTCGCCACCCCTACCT TTGGTGACCTGAACCATCTTATCTCTGCTACCATGAGTGGCGTCACATGCTGCCTGAGGTTCCCTGGTCAGCTCAACTCCGACTTGCGCAAGCTTGCTGTGAACCTCATCCCGTTCCCCCGTCTCCATTTCTTCATGGTCGGCTTTGCGCCGCTGACCTCACGTGGATCCCAGCAGTACCGCGCCCTCACTGTCCCTGAGCTGACTCAGCAGATGTGGGATGCCAAGAACATGATGTGCGCTGCTGACCCCCGCCACGGCCGCTACCTCACAGCCTCAGCCATGTTCCGCGGGAAGATGAGCACCAAGGAGGTGGATGAGCAGATGCTCAACGTCCAGAACAAAAACTCATCCTACTTCGTGGAGTGGATCCCCAACAATGTCAAGTCCAGCGTGTGTGACATCCCACCCAAGGGGCTGAAGATGGCAGGCACCTTCGTCGGCAACTCCACCTCCATCCAGGAGATGTTCCGCAGGGTGAGCGAGCAGTTCACCGCCATGTTCAGGCGCAAGGCCTTCTTGCACTGGTACACTGGCGAGGGGATGGACGAGATGGAGTTCACCgaggccgagagcaacatgaaCGACCTGGTCGCGGAGTACCAGCAGTACCAGGACGCCACCGCTGAGGAGGAGGAGtacgaggaggaggaagatgaggcGTAA
- the LOC112874608 gene encoding inosine-5'-monophosphate dehydrogenase-like: protein MAASSADLADDGFAAPRLFSKGVSYTYDDVIFLPGYIGFPADAVDLSTRLSRRLPLSIPCVASPMDTVSEAAMAAAMASLGAAAVVHCNTEPDAQAAIIRAAKSRRLPFVSSVPFFAPSSAPTLKDFAGNEYAIVTERGDSLSRLVGVAVAADAASREVPAPVSEYMRPAPRSASASFDFEQAAAFLADEGLDYAPLVSDDGEVIDLITAKDVERIRSYPKLGKPSLGADGKFVVAASIGTREDDKLRLEQLVKAGANAIVIDSSQGNSIYQLDMIKYAKKMYPEVDLIGGNVVTIAQAQNLIQAGVDGLRVGMGSGSICTTQEVCAVGRGQATAVYKVSSYAKDHNVPVIADGGISNSGHIVKALSLGASTVMMGSFLAGSHEAPGTYEYKDGRRVKKYRGMGSLEAMTKGSDARYLGDILKLKVAQGVVGAVADKGSVLRFIPYTMQAVKQGFQDLGASSLQSAHDLLRSETLRLEVRTGAAQAEGGIHGLVSYEKKAF from the exons ATGGCGGCGAGCAGCGCGGACCTCGCCGACGACGGCTTCGCGGCGCCGCGCCTCTTCTCCAAGGGCGTCTCCTACACCTACGATGACGTCATCTTCCTCCCGGGCTACATCGGCTTCCCCGCCGACGCCGTCGACCTCTCCACCCGTCTCTCCCGCCGCCTGCCGCTCTCCATCCCCTGCGTCGCGTCCCCCATGGACACCGTATCCGAGGCCGCCATGGCCGCAGCCATGGCctcgctcggcgccgccgccgtcgttcaCTGCAACACCGAGCCCGACGCCCAGGCCGCCATCATCCGCGCCGCCAAGTCCCGCCGCCTCCCTTTCGTGTCATCCGTGCCCTTCTTCGCCCCGTCCTCCGCTCCGACGCTCAAAGATTTCGCTGGCAATGAATACGCCATCGTCACCGAGCGCGGGGATTCGCTCTCCAGGCTCGTCGGCGTTGCTGTTGCAGCCGATGCGGCCTCTCGCGAGGTTCCTGCCCCTGTCTCGGAATACATGCGGCCCGCTCCCCGCTCAGCCTCCGCCTCCTTTGACTTCGAGCAAGCAGCAGCCTTCCTTGCCGACGAGGGTTTGGATTACGCCCCTCTCGTATCCGACGACGGCGAGGTTATTGACCTGATCACCGCCAAGGATGTCGAGCGCATCCGGAGCTATCCCAAGCTAGGCAAGCCATCTCTGGGAGCGGATGGGAAATTCGTAGTTGCGGCCTCCATTGGGACCCGTGAGGATGACAAGCTAAGGCTGGAGCAGCTAGTTAAGGCGGGGGCAAATGCTATTGTGATTGATAGTTCGCAGGGGAACTCCATTTACCAGCTTGACATGATCAAGTATGCAAAGAAGATGTATCCAGAGGTGGATTTGATCGGAGGCAATGTGGTGACAATTGCGCAGGCGCAGAATTTGATTCAAGCTGGTGTGGATGGATTGCGTGTTGGAATGGGTTCTGGGTCAATTTGCACTACCCAGGAAGTTTGTGCTGTTGGAAGGGGACAG GCTACAGCGGTGTATAAGGTTTCATCCTATGCCAAGGATCACAATGTACCAGTTATTGCTGATGGGGGAATTTCAAACTCTGGACATATTGTGAAAGCTCTGTCACTTGGGGCATCCACTGTTATGATGGGAAGCTTTTTAGCCGGCAGTCATGAAGCACCTGGCACTTATGAGTACAAG GACGGCCGTCGAGTAAAAAAGTACAGAGGCATGGGATCTCTTGAAGCGATGACAAAGGGGAGTGATGCAAGGTACCTTGGTGATATTCTGAAGCTCAAAGTTGCGCAGGGAGTTGTTGGAGCAGTAGCTGACAAAGGTTCCGTTCTGAGGTTCATTCCTTACACAATGCAAGCAGTTAAGCAAGGATTCCAAGATCTTGGCGCATCCTCACTGCAGTCAGCTCATGATCTTTTGCGATCGGAGACTCTTAGATTAGAG GTGAGGACCGGCGCAGCCCAGGCTGAAGGAGGAATCCATGGGCTGGTCTCATATGAGAAGAAGGCATTCTAG
- the LOC112874609 gene encoding actin-depolymerizing factor 2, producing MAFMRSHSNASSGMGVAPNIRETFVELQMKKAFRYVIFKIEEKQKQVVVEKTGATTESYDDFLASLPENDCRYALYDFDFVTGENVQKSKIFFIAWSPSTSRIRAKMLYSTSKDRIKHELDGFHYEIQATDPSEVDIEVLRERAH from the exons ATGGCCTTCATGCGCTCGCAC TCAAATGCATCTTCCGGCATGGGAGTTGCTCCTAACATCAGGGAGACATTCGTCGAGCTTCAGATGAAGAAGGCGTTCCGATATGTTATCTTCAAAATTGAGGAAAAGCAAAAGCAGGTGGTTGTCGAGAAGACCGGCGCTACTACTGAAAGCTACGATGACTTTTTGGCCTCCCTCCCAGAAAATGACTGCAGATACGCTCTGTATGATTTTGACTTCGTCACGGGGGAGAACGTGCAGAAAAGCAAGATCTTTTTCATTGCCTG GTCCCCATCGACTTCCCGCATTCGTGCAAAGATGCTGTACTCCACCTCCAAGGACCGCATCAAGCATGAGCTTGATGGGTTCCACTACGAGATCCAGGCAACCGACCCATCAGAGGTGGACATCGAAGTCCTCAGGGAGCGGGCTCACTGA
- the LOC112877343 gene encoding uncharacterized protein LOC112877343: MADSSALVVSATAPAPGAEAKQQQQQHPLSQIAASGTHRLLLKQWVKEEDLLARRVALREARLDGARKEIAFLYCAFFAFHAASVLLLFLSSPGAATAEACRRSWIPCLVSLLSSLVMLWALRYKSDTEAVLERLLAREREDALLLARCVSELKRKGLDFDLLKEVDALRRAKSLRVEAKGAEKPRRWQARDLAVFALFAAACGVLVLTRFLLCN, from the coding sequence atgGCCGACTCCAGCGCCCTCGTCGTCtccgccaccgcccccgcccccggcgcggaggcgaagcagcagcagcagcagcacccgctgagcCAGATCGCGGCGAGCGGGACGCACCGGCTGCTGCTGAAGCAGTgggtcaaggaggaggacctgCTGGCGCGCCGCGTCGCGCTGCGGGAGGCCCGCCTCGACGGCGCGCGCAAGGAGATCGCCTTCCTTTACTGCGCCTTCTTCGCCTTCCACGCCGCCTccgtcctcctcctcttcctctcctcccccggTGCCGCCACGGCCGAGGCGTGCAGGCGCTCCTGGATCCCCTGCCTCGTCTCGCTGCTCTCCTCGCTCGTCATGCTCTGGGCGCTGCGGTACAAGTCCGACACGGAGGCCGTCCTGGAGCGCCTCCTCGCGCGGGAGCGGGAGGACGCGCTGCTCCTCGCCAGGTGCGTCTCCGAGCTCAAGCGCAAGGGGCTCGACTTCGACCTGCTCAAGGAGGTGGACGCGCTGCGTAGGGCCAAGAGCCTCCGCGTCGAGGCCAAGGGCGCCGAGAAGCCCAGGCGATGGCAGGCCAGGGACCTCGCCGTCTTCGcgctcttcgccgccgcctgcgGGGTGCTCGTACTCACCAGGTTCCTGCTCTGTAACTAG